DNA from Brassica napus cultivar Da-Ae chromosome C4, Da-Ae, whole genome shotgun sequence:
CAGACACCTAGTGCGAGAAGAGCGCCTTTCCAGATCATTTGTTGATCTAACCGATTCATTGTCATCATCTGGAGTCATTGTGATACACCGTCTAGATGGCTGCAACGTAGGTGTAGCACTCATGAGCTTGATTGGTGTTGACAGATCCTTGGAGGGAGTTGACAAAACTTTGGCTGGGGTTGACTCTGTGTTTGGTAACAAACATTCCTCAGTACCATCTGATAAAGCCGAATCTGGAGTCACTTTGTTAACTTTATCTTCTTCCTGCTCCATCTCCTCCATTTGAACATCAAACCCATCATTTTCAAGTTTAAATGCTCCCACGTCTACAACACTTATTGTGTCTGAATCACTAATCCTTTTTGAGAAATTGAACGGTTCAGGAAGCAGATCTTTAGGAATCTCGTCCTATATCCAAAACAAGATTCAGATACATAAGCATTTTCTAAAAGGCTACAACCAAGTAATAGATTAGAAGACTAATATGTGTATACCTTAGGATGAGATTTGTAAAAATCTACAAGCTTTGAGTAGAACACCTTTCTAAGCTGCATGTATTTAGTTCCGCAACTTGTATCTTCAAGTTCAATTGCATCGGTGTTTAAGTTAATGTGAAGAGTAGGTTTCATACAACTTGTTTCTGAATCACACTTCAAAACTCTCTTTACTTCAATGGCTTCTGAATAAATATGTTTCATCTGAGCCAAATGGTCATACGACAAGATCCTGTAAGATACACACACATTGGCCAACTTAACAAACATTAAACAAatacaaccaaagaacacatgTATACAAGTAGACAATCAAGCAATATGACATTGTTGAGGAACTCTGcgaattaaactaaaaaaatactaaGAAAAATAGAGAGAAAACTCAGGCAAATACCTGTTTTAAGGTTTTCTTACTAATTTACTATCCATATTTATATTCTAAGAACATAACCCATCTCTATatttagagattgctattttatAGAAATACATTAGAACAAATCTcatttctattatagagtttctgtgaagaaaaaaaaatcaaaatacattaTCTTTTTTGCTGGTGCACCAAGGTTAAGTGACTACTAGAATCAACATGCATCAAGTGAGACCGGCTCATGTTAACAATCAAACTAATCAGATGCATCAATAGTCAATCCCCAATACATTCAAGATTCACCCGGATCAGTTAAATAGCTATTCTTCAGaccaaacaaagaagaagaaactagaAAGCCAATAGCTTTTACCAATCAGTTAGATAGATATGTTGTTAAGaccaaacaaagaagaaaaagcaaGAAAGTCAAAAGCTTTTACCGATTAGTAAGATACTCAATCTTGGGGCATATATTAGCAAACGAAGTCAAAGAGCCCTTTAGCTTGAGCAACCTAATCGCGGTGACCAACCCATTAAAGCATTCATCCAGAATCTCAAACCTGCAAAAGTTGCCAATAAATTcatcaaaaattgaaaaagtcCAAACCTTTATGAacaaaaatcaatcaaaaatctCACCTTTCGGGTAATTTCACGGTTGTTTCAGGTTTTCTGGGCGAAATCAAGATCTGTCTCCTAACGGCTTTGTCGCTGTCACGAGGTCTGGTTGAGAGAATCGCCGTCTTGTCGGGGGTCTTGGTAGAGAAAAGTGTTCCTGGGTTCGAAGATTCAGGGGCCATAGATGGCTTCTTGGAAGCGTTTTCGATCGAGCTCAtattggagagagagagtagatAGGGAAGTGAGGAGCTAGAGAGAGAGGGGCGTAACGGCTAGTATATATTAGGGTTTAGG
Protein-coding regions in this window:
- the LOC106445431 gene encoding CDT1-like protein b, encoding MSSIENASKKPSMAPESSNPGTLFSTKTPDKTAILSTRPRDSDKAVRRQILISPRKPETTVKLPERFEILDECFNGLVTAIRLLKLKGSLTSFANICPKIEYLTNRILSYDHLAQMKHIYSEAIEVKRVLKCDSETSCMKPTLHINLNTDAIELEDTSCGTKYMQLRKVFYSKLVDFYKSHPKDEIPKDLLPEPFNFSKRISDSDTISVVDVGAFKLENDGFDVQMEEMEQEEDKVNKVTPDSALSDGTEECLLPNTESTPAKVLSTPSKDLSTPIKLMSATPTLQPSRRCITMTPDDDNESVRSTNDLERRSSRTRCLNFDTLEEEEDGTVSDESNDEANDDEASDASSDEDSDASYDEISLLHSMIEEPRAETVKQNLPKLVDVIHKLFRSTNKTVITKEELLHKMIACQIDIMDRKEVEEQLRLMLQLVPDWISETKASFGDVLVSINKMSTPDTVRARLEEATSQDTSTTPDK